The DNA sequence TGAAGGAGACCAAcacttagccctttagcatttagattattctatcaaatgtaatgcttatgtactctcattgttttaaattaatcggGTATCATTTTGCAACTTCAATGcatcaatgatatgattgtttatttttagaaaggaGATGGCCAACTAGATAAGACAATGGGATCACTTGCTTAGAGGTTGTGAGCTCAAATCCACAGCAGTTGTTTCATTGCTTCTCTTAATATACTATTCTTGTACTTCATTGTACAACAGCTTCTTTGGATAGTCATTCTGTtgacaaaatttgtaaaatagGTACACTTTTGAAGTTTGTTAGTTTCGAATATATTCCACATTGATTTTGCCTCATCTCTTGAACTTAGCTgtagatttgaaaatatttctgcttGCCAGGCTTGGAAGCAAAACAGCTTGAAAGCAATGGATTTGGAATATATGATGGCAAAGAGTTTCTGTTTAAAACCAGTAGTTACAAAATTATAACCATCCTGAAAGCTTTCTGGCGTTATGGAAATGATCTGCAGAGAATTGCAAATTGGATTGACGATTTGATTACCAAAAAATTTTGCCGgtaagttaaaaaaaatttttttttatttcagtgcttttttttttgcacatttttTTACTGAAGGATTCAAATATAATCGCTCAAAATTTCATTAGCCTTAACTTTGGAAAGCAGTtttgtatatcaatctatcttttgttgaggaatgttatGTTTGAAGCTATTTTTTATTGAGATATGTCGAGTTTACTGAGGCAATGtgatttgcagaaaataccaattccattttttgatagatatttaacatcattactagaataaccattagatttaatttcacagtgaaaaggcTAAAATTTGTTAATTACAACATTAAGAGAATAAGTAATGTCATCAATGTCATAATCAACTTCGTTAGTGtaatcatcttcattattgttgctatcattagTTAATCCTTTTAAACACAGGAATCAGATATAAccaatcaaaatttcattacccttaactgcagaaagcagttttatatcccaatctatcttttgttgaagaatgtcgtgtttgaaactattttctgtctGGATCCAGTCTTCAAATGCAAAAATAGGCAAACCCTAACTTAGCAAGCATTATATACTAGTTGGCTGTTCCTGTTTAAAGGTTAAAgaaaatttagctactattttttAGGACCTTGAAAGACTGCATAGGGAGTCATTGCTCCAGTATGTTTCTTATTCTGCTTGCTAATATTCAGTTTTCTATCGCTCAACCAGGATCTACAATCATCAATTGAAAGGGTATGCCTTTACCACTGTGAAAGATCTGCTGTTATCCATGGACCAATTAATGCTAAACTTAACCACCAGACCTTTAGAAGAAACTCTGAAAGAAATGGGCTTTTCTGACCGCTTTATTGCAGAGCCTGTTACTGTGGCTGTCCGAACAAATTATGGCCAGACAGTCAATATTCAATCATTTGCTGGTGAGTACTTAACACAGAAAACAATCGGGAAGCTGTTCTATGATTGGctttgtttttcttacttttcatttttctagtttttttcaaatttttaatgtttgacaCCAAACAACCTGAGGCTGCCCTTGGTCCTATGCcctaaatttcctgttttaaagtgatctaaattaaaaccttgcatcaatatttattaattaatattccaTATTTCAGTTTAATTATTTATGGCAATGTTTgctctgcttgagaagacatgtccaACTAAGTAAAACTGTGGCTGTCCATATGTACAAGTATGTCCTCTacatccctctctcagctgagaggccTTTCCCTTGAGGGCTTGTGGgtgatggtgtcatgtaaaaagcacttgtgctggtaccacataaaagcagcTGTGCTGGTGTTACACAaaagtgctgatgccatgtaaaagcacccatgccagtgccacgtagaagtaccatgtaaaagtacccatgctggtgccacgttgaagcacccgtgctggtaccacgtaaaaggCCCTGTCCCAGTGTCACATaaaactcgcacgcacacactcacttgagcgacactcgcacgcacacactcactcgaGCAACACTTGCGCACACACTCACTTGAgcgacactcgcacacacacttactcgaGCAACACTCGCTCACACAACATTCACTGACTCACTCAGGATTTTGTCAGATCCCCCCCACTCATTCACATGATGCTTGCTCACTCTGAGAACACTCATACACCATTTACTCACTCCAACACAACACATACAggcattgtgcgtgtgtgtgtgtgtgtgtatgtgtatgtgtgtgtgtgtgtgcttacaacACTCCAGcacatttttttatctttaactttGTAACATTTCTCAAACTATATTTTACCGTTACAGGGTCTATCTCACTGGCAGGTATGCAACCTGGTTTGTTTGCCATAAAGGGTGGAAACAAGCAGGTGGCCGAAAAACTATTAACAGAGTCTAAAGCAAATTTTATTCACGCCGAATTAAAAAAAATCTCACTGTTAAAGGAACACGATTCAATACAATATGAATTATTCTATAAACCCCACAACTCGACCGAAAAAAACTCCATGCAAAATCATATATACGATATTGTCATAATTGCTATGCCACTCAATCAGGATAGCAAGGATATTAAATTTGAAGGATTTATATCACCATTATCCTACAGCCAACCTTTTTACCGAACTGTGGCCACATTCATTCAAGGAGAGGTAAACGCCTCGTTTTTTGATTTTGAAAAAGAAGGCGACCTGCCGAATAGTATTTTGATTAACGCAGAACCATACTTCATAAATTCCATTTCAAAGAAACGAAAGAACCTCTGGAAGGTATTCTCCCGGGAACTGCTAACCGAAAGCGAGAAAAATCTGTTGTTCAAAACCATTGAGAAAACGACCGTCTATAACTGGGTAGCCTACCCTGCTTACAGCTCCTCTCAGAAGTTACTTCCCTTTGTTCTACACGACCAACTCTACTATGTGAACGCTATCGAAAGTGCTGCTTCTACGATCGAGACCAGTGTAATCGCTGCTAGAAACGTGGCACTGCTTGTCAAAAACCATTGGTTCAATCTCTTTGATTATATCGATGAAATACCAAATGAAtcagaggaaaataaaataaaaggagaattgtagccatttttctctcttcatctagAAAGACTGGTACTACCAGCCCTTTTCTTTTTCACACtgttttcttgattttttaaatttttttagaaaCATCAAAGATCAGATTTAGGGTGAGAAGAAATGGCATGCGAAAGTCCTTCCCCTTCCTTACCCAAATCTAGGTTCAGTTGAACTGATAATCGGTGCCTTTTGCTAATTCCTCTCTCTAAAAATGGATGGCGTTCTAGTCAGACATTGTATTAGGAAGAAAGGTTCCGCTACTGCTGTAAGATTGTCGAAAGTATTTGTCTGCATTTCATCTTATATTTTTTGTGATTTCAGTGATATAACTATCACATAGTTGATATCTTCCTGCAATTTGTTAATGATGATGTGTATAATTATAGGTCTTGGTTCATTTAATGATTTGTATGTCTTTAAAATAACTGCCTTCCAAGTATGATGGCTTGTTTGTCTGAGAAAAGAAACTAGAAGATGCTAGCTTCCAGatattataatttgtatttataagGAAAATTTCTGGCTACTAGATACTTTGGTTTGTTTGTCTACCAAGAGAAGCTGCCTTCcaaacattatgtgtgtatatctaagaaAAGAGGCTAGCTAGCTTCCTAATATACCTTGTATGTATAGGGAAAAGGCTGACTAGTAGATATAGTGGTTTGTTTACCTAGCACAGGCATGAGCAACCTTTTCTCAAGAAgcaggccacatgagacatggcttcgctgtgtaacaaaatttttatttttgtctttggtcagtaagggTTATTTCATGtttgcttctatttagaaatgaaaggaaatcacTACTAGTCCCTTCCTGGACATctatgttttgaaactgacctattttccattacatttcaaatagTCAGTGTTGAGTTGCTGAAGTAGAATTTTCTAGAACAGTCTGGTGACGTAGATAGCAGTATAAATACAGGGATCATAAGCTTAACAGTTCAGTTTATTTCTGTGTCCAAGTTTGAGGAaaacaaattgaagaaaatatcagccatttatcataatttccaagggaaggcaaataggaaataacagttgctacctgTGGACAAAGATCATGTTACATAGTTTTATCAGGCATGTCGTACTACTAGAAAAAACTGAAGGCAATTTTCTTCTTAGGCATGACATTCAGGAAGTCCCCCTGGCCATAGTTTTCCCATGACTGGTATAGGAGCTAGTTCTTGAGGAGGTTAGAAGCAAGAAGATAAAATCCATTTGTGTTTCAACATATCAATCTAATATAAAAATGGAGAGTAATCCACTGACAGACTGACTTAGAACAGTGATTCCCAATGTGAGGCATACACACCCCCACTAGTGGAGCCTGGGAAAATTGTGATGGGACATGAGATccaaaattatttctgtttttttttttcttcagtgggacatggaattgtgaaaatctttcTCTTACagcaaacatataaaataaatgcgcccttttaaagcctagccaggctcatgggcccagtttccaggtttcaatggcgtatgcgttccccagctggatgggaggccagtccatcgcagcgttactcatttttgccagctgagtggactggagcaacgtgaaatgaagtgttttgttcaagaacacaacgcgtcgcccggtctaggaatcgaaaccacaatcttacgatcatgatgctgacaccctaaccactaagccatgcgcctccactacatacatacatactacacctTTATTCAGCTTAGCCAAGCCAATCCTTCCAGTTAGGCATACTATGTGAACTCTATAGAGCTATTCTAAAGCCTTGgtgtggatatttctttaaggaaattatgtaattatgaaatattaaaaataaagttttttttccaaccactaatggggcatacatttttctggaaagttatagtgggaCCTGGGAGAAAATAGGTTGGAAAACACTGTTCTAGAATGTCTGTGACAATGACAACTCTACCATTGTGTAAAAAATGAAATaccgtttttttttctcacatctATCATATAACAAGACTGCTGTCAAGAGAATCTTTGTATTGTTTAAAGAGTTCATTTCAAAAACCTTCTTATAATTATTGAAGTGTtcatcaacaataaataaataaacaaatcttcAAGATATTGTGCTTTAAAGAAAATCCTTTATGAAGAACAGATATGAGTTTTTTATGGGCTGCTTAGCTGTGTTCCTGCAAATAGTTTAGAATTCCTTATGTTAAGAGTTAAAGTAAGAATTCCAGTGAAGAATGATATTTTTAAGATTGTATGGGAGGTAAGAGGGACTTTGGTATagaacagaaagagaaattaatgaattatcgtgtgtgcatgtgcatatgtgtgtgtatgacagttgctgtttagcccctgGTCTTCTCTGATCCTGTAGACATATAATTAAAGATATTCTGGCTGTGACCATCCTGagtttatcaggtcatcccataagttctgtctgaattttgaataaagaaaacaagtgatcaaatgtcatatttaattgaaatttaatcatcaatgtactttccctgattatctatgacttccttccatctatttacaagctttttaatcccatcaatgtaaaactcttttggtttcaaagcgaagaactctgaaatgtcagtttcgaccttctcctggcttgcgaaagttatgtcccctaaatgattctgtaaactacgaaacaaatggtagtctgaaggagcaaggttgggagaatatggtggatgaggaattttttcccaaccaagctcatCAATcatctgtgatgtgatctttgcagtctggggtcgtgcattgtcctgatgaaacatcactctttttcaattcactaaagcagctctttttttcttcaaagcttggttcaaacactctaattgctgacagtagacttgagcattgattgttgcattaggtggtaacaattcaaagccAATTACTCCTTtacaatcccaccagatagaaagaagaacctttttcccatgaagttcccttctcggtcgtagttgagctttttcccttttaccaagccactgtttacgacgtttaacatttcaatagaataTCCATTTCTCAGAACCAGTCAGAAgtttatccaaaaagggtgaaatgagttcacgagaatggagagaagagcagatgttaaCTCGCTTTGGGACAATTCATGAGGTACCCATTTTCTAAGTTTAGGaatctttccaagttgttgaagatgacaatgaacagttgtatggtttgaactaagctttattgctaattcttcaactgataatgcaggattttcttcaagtaatgcctcaaggagcttatcatcaaactcaactggacgtcctgttcgatcttcatcgtcaaggctgaaatctccatttctgaattttgcaaaccatcttctgcaagttctttcattctagcattctttcccataaactgagtgtatgttttgagtcgcttcggctgcagagtttccttttttgtactaataaagcattatgtgcctcaaatgctctttggatgcttccatgttagaaagggttttaatcaaagaaattttaattctattattctgtaaaataatatttaattagtttaaatgtacacaaatgcataagaataatttttaattccattagacattctaaaatactattaaatttcattcagttttaaaaaaggtaaaaccgGACAGAAGTTATGGGATGAcctgaaacgtgtgtgtgtgtgtgtgtgtgtacacacatgaataaatatatatatatatatatatgggtgtgtgtgtgtgtgtgcatgtgaaagcatatggcctagtggttatggcTTGCACTTAGAATTGCAAGGTCACagcttcaattcctggactgggtggtgcgttgtgttttgGATCAAGGCACTTCGTTttacattgccccagtccactcagctgtaaatgggtaaccctgcaacAGTGACAGACTGACCTGCTGTACCGGAGGAGTGTTGTCATATTGGTTACTTATGGAAACTGGGTGATCAGCTCTGTGAGTTTCAGACCTCTACACCGTgcttactatatatgtgtgtatgtgtgtgtatatatatatatatatatatatatgtgtgtgtgtgcaggagtagctgtgtggtaagaaacttgcttcccaagcacacggttttgggttcagttccactgcgtggcaccttggccgagtattctactatagcctcaggctgaccaaagccttatgagtggatttggttgatggaaactgaaagaagcctgtatgtatatgtatgtgtgtctgtgtttgtttctccaccattgcttgacaaccaatgttgatgtatttatgtctgtaacttagcagttcggcaaaagagcccaaaTGAATAAGTActtgggggttgatttgttcgagtaaaggtggtgttccagcatggccgcagtcagatgattaaaacaaataaaagaatatacagtaatccctcgccgtatcctggtttattatttaagcttatgtcgaccCTTCCCCATCggtactcaactggaacttattttattgacccccgccaccaccaccaaaggttgaaagtcaaagtcaacctcagtggtatttgatcTCGGGAATATAAAACCAGAACGAATGCTGTTAGCATTTTGGCCAACcttctgatgattctgccagcttgctgattTGCCATGCATGTGTAAtacaattatgaataaatatagaattaaagacaaaaattACTTAACGTTGCTTTTGCAAATTATTTAACCTaattgttgctatttcttgtggGACCCTGACTGACTTCTCGTGGAACCTGAGGGTCGTGGGGGAACCCCATTTGAGAAGCTCACAGGCAGCTAAAGTGGTGAGTTAAAGTTTTCATATTTAGTTACGAAGCTTACAAAgctaacaatatatattaaatttgacgactggcacccatgccaacgtcgtctcccttattggggcaagcgaaagcgaaattgtgatggcatctgtgcccagtgacgcctttctggcacttgtgcccgcggcatgtgtaaggactttcgagcgaaatcgttgccagtgcccttggactggctcttgtgcaggtggcacataaaatacaccattttgagcgtggccgttgtcagtaccgcctgactggccttcgtgccggtggcacataaaagcacccactacactctctgagtggttggcgtgaggaagggcatccagctgtagaaactgccaaatcagattggaacctggtgtagccatctggtttcaccagtcctcagtcaaatcgtccaacccatgctagcatggaaagcggacgttagacgacgatgatgattatatatatatatatatatatatacatatatatatatatatatatatataaacgcatacatacacacatgtatatataaatactatatttgAAGTATATCCAGAGTTGTTATCTGTACTTTCAGGAagactgaaaataataatgaatgaagtCCTTCACTGGATTACTTTtaaccctgtcaaatgtaatgcttatttattcacattgttttgaatcaatcatggattattttgtagcttcgggatttcaatgatgtgattgtttatctttagaatgacattgtagagtaggtgtgagagactagatatggctggtttaaatgctgaaggctGAGATACCCATCAGTTACTATCATTGTGCTATTTAGAACTCAACTGTCCAACAGTCAGCCTTACAATTATATTACTAGTCATTAACAAAATAGTGTTTTGTTCTTACCACCAGGGCCTAGAAGAGTGAAGTTTCAGCTGGTACAGTGTTCTGGGGAGTGGAGTGCCAAGAAGGAGCCTATGGTATCTAGGCCTCTTCctaaaaaacaaactaaaacccCCATAGCCACCCCATTGAATTTTGAAAGGCAATCCCCTGCCTTCCAGGACCTTTAAATTTCTCCCTGAGACTCTGCTTACCACATATTTTGAGTTAAGTTTGTTCATGTTACATGTTATTAGGTAAGTTATCAGTGACATACCTCTATCCCACCTCCTTGTGTGGCTGACTTTGTAGTTAGCTTAATTAAAGCATGGAGAAATTTGATAGCTAAAGCTAACTtaacctgtctgtctatctctttgccTCACCACatatttctagttagctttttCAATGCCCTGAGTTAACACCAGCTTACCTATTTTCGTTATACTTCATACATATAACATCTCTGaatcctgtgtgtgtgttatttctttactaccccacaaggggctacacacagaggggacaaacaaggacagacaaagggattaagtcgattatatcgaccccagtgcgtaactggtacttatttaatcgaccccgaaaggatgaaaggcaaagtcaacctcggcggaatttgaactcagaacgtagcggcagacgaaatactgctaagcatttcgcccgacgtgctaacgtttctgccagctcaccgccttaatgtgtgtgtgtgtgtatatatagtccaacccatgccagcatggacaacagacattaaatgatgattttatatatatatatatataatatatcagaggctgttatacaccactgatcacaatgcgcttccagTTCTGTCTAGATTGTacccttcttttctgttttgacCTGAATTGCTTGACTGAATTATTTTATCACCATTGTGGAAGCCTTCCAAATGGTATTTTCCAGTCTCTTGGACACCACTTGGCTACTGCACAGGTTCACCCATCTATTGTCTGTGAGCCTTGCAAAATGTCCGGCTCAACAAAACTTGCAACGTCtgtaagtattcttttatttgtttcagtcgtttgactgtggccatgctggagcagtgcctttcATTCGAAGAagtcaaccccgggacttattctttgtaagcccggtacttattctatcaatctattttgctgaactgctaagttatggggatgtaaacacaccaacatcagttgtcaagtgatggagggggacaaacacagacacatgaaaatatatatacatatatatacacacacacatatatatatatacatacatatacacacacacacacacacacacatatattacacaaacatatacgataggcttctttcagtttctctctaccaaatccactcagaaagctttggtcggcccgaggctatagtagaagacacttgcccaaggtgccacgcagtgggactgaacacagaaccatgtggttgggaagcaagcttcttaccacatagtcacatttgcacctatgtatatgtatatttatatatattatttattaaaaccccccaaaaaatcttcacaaactgttactcagtgttTCATGTGACCATTCATCAGACAGTTGcaataatattgaataataaatgatGTATGAAGATATTTCTGGTTTTGTATTTTGCCCACTTTGTTTTgcatctgtatgtgcatgtgtgtttgtgcatgcatgatgTTTCCTCTCTTTTCATACatgtaagttaaaaaaaaaagtatatatatcttcctctgAAGCCAGATTAATTTTTACAACTTGATATTATGATATTCACTAGCTTACTGTATTAATTCACTGTGTAGAGTTCTATATCTTCTGTGTATGGGAACGGATGGCTTTTGAAACATGTAAATATTCATCTCGTGTCATGTcggatgaaataaaatgtttatacttTCTTCTCTTTGTCCATTTGTCGTTATTTGC is a window from the Octopus bimaculoides isolate UCB-OBI-ISO-001 chromosome 25, ASM119413v2, whole genome shotgun sequence genome containing:
- the LOC106883316 gene encoding prenylcysteine oxidase 1; this encodes MSKLLLSITLLLYLGFVLGFDEELPRIAIVGAGIGGTSTAYYLRQLFGDQAVIDIYESNKVGGRLDSFEFDGESIETGGSTLHPKNAYMLNFTKILGLEAKQLESNGFGIYDGKEFLFKTSSYKIITILKAFWRYGNDLQRIANWIDDLITKKFCRIYNHQLKGYAFTTVKDLLLSMDQLMLNLTTRPLEETLKEMGFSDRFIAEPVTVAVRTNYGQTVNIQSFAGSISLAGMQPGLFAIKGGNKQVAEKLLTESKANFIHAELKKISLLKEHDSIQYELFYKPHNSTEKNSMQNHIYDIVIIAMPLNQDSKDIKFEGFISPLSYSQPFYRTVATFIQGEVNASFFDFEKEGDLPNSILINAEPYFINSISKKRKNLWKVFSRELLTESEKNLLFKTIEKTTVYNWVAYPAYSSSQKLLPFVLHDQLYYVNAIESAASTIETSVIAARNVALLVKNHWFNLFDYIDEIPNESEENKIKGEL